The Henningerozyma blattae CBS 6284 chromosome 7, complete genome region TgacttttattttctattaccAATATGATCAAGATATCAAATTTCTATAAATGCGTAATTAACAAACAAGCTCACAAACAACTCCGACGCGGCTGCTCGTTTGGAACATGGATATATCGCTTATCGTATACCATATACCCTGCCACTCAACTAACTTGTTGCTTTATGTATAAGCTTATAGTTATACCTGAGACAGCTTACAATTTCATGACACTTGTAATATGTGTGAGGTACAGAACATAAACATATATCTTAAAACTGCCCATGGCCATAGtggtttaaatttttcGTTAAATTTCCAACAGCCTTTTTTCTGTCATAATTTGTTCCTTTAAGTTaagataatatttaatagatatataGAACAGTAACAGAAAATTATATGTcataacaaaatatttaagtaCTGAAATATAGGAACGACTAATAATTATCTTAATCCaattgttatattttacaTGGATTGCTTGACATACttacacatatatatatttacatttaaGCTTTGTTTAATCACAATTAATAACATTTGTGACATGGTATATAGCAGCAAGTTTGAACAGAATTGTACAAGAATTACGAAACATATTAGAATAAAACTTTGTAGATTATTAATACCTTCCATTATTCTTTGCGCAATACTGCTTTAggtatttaataatagtacACCCTACGCTGCTGCTTGTTAATAACTGACGTTTACAACacttttctaatttttccttCGGACAAAACGCGTAAATTAATCTGAAAAACTGTTGTAGCATTTCCTAGTTTATTAGCCCATCTTGTAGGGATCTCCATTACCCCAAACGAGTTCACAATAAAAAAGGATTTTCCTAAGATATATTGATATAAAAAGACTTAGTTTTATATCAAAGTTCCTCAGTAGACACACAGCGTAACACACCACCATCCCCACATAGCTCCCcccaataaaaaaaaatagaatcaCCATTATAATgactgaaaaaaaaagacaaaacaCATCCAATCCCTTACCAAGACCAAAAAATGTTGGGATTAAAGGTATGTCGATTTATATCCCAAAAACTTATGTCAACCAAGCTAGTCTAGAAAAGTTTGATGGTATCTCTGCTGGTAAGTATACCATTGGGTTGGGCCAAACTAATATGGCCTTTGTTAATGATAGAgaagatatatattctatGGCTTTGACTGTTTGCCAAGATTTATTAGCAAGTTATAGCATTGATACTGCAAATATCGGTAGATTAGAAGTTGGGACCGAAACTCTATTGGATAAGTCTAAATCTGTAAAGTCAGTTCTAATGCAATTATTCAAAGATAATTCTGATATCGAAGGGATTGATACGTTGAATGCCTGTTATGGGGGTACTAATGCTCTTTTCAATTCCATCAATTGGATAGAATCATCCGCTTGGGATGGTAGAGATGCTATTGTGGTTTGTGGGGATATTGCCATTTATGACAAAGGTGCTGCTAGACCTACTGGTGGTGCTGGTACTGTTGCTCTATGGATAGGTCCAGATGCTCCATTGGTATTCGACTCTACAAGAGGTTCATATATGGAAAATGCTTACGATTTCTATAAACCAGATTTCACCAGCGAATACCCTTATGTGGATGGTCATTTTTCCTTAACTTGTTATGTTAAATCCGTAGATAAAGTTTATGATgcttatttgaaaaaagcTATTAGAAATGGATTGATTGAAGAAAGTGTTAAACCATTAACTGAATTTTTCGATTATAACGTATTCCATGTTCCAACTTGTAAATTAGTCTCTAAATCCTACGGTAGAATCCTATTCAATGATTTTAAGAGAAATCCAAAATTAGTTGAATCAATGGGGggtaatgatgatgaattgaaaaaattcttaGAATTAGATTATGATTCTTCACTAGTTGATAAGTtgttggaaaaaaaattcgtTCAATTGagtaaatcattatttaatgaaaaagttTCACAATCTATAACTGTGCCTACTAATACTGGTAACATGTATACTGCATCTGTTTATTCATCATTGGcttcattattatacttCCAAGGTTCAGATGATTTACAAGATAAAAGAATAGGTTTATTTTCATATGGTTCCGGTTTGGCTGCCTCTCTATTCTCTTTGAAAGTTAGAGGTGATAtaaatcatattattaatgtcttagatttaaataacaaaatCTTCGAatcaagaattgaaaagacTCCACAAGAATATGAAGCTGCGTTGACCTTGAGAGAAAATGCTCATTTAAAGAAGGATTTCATACCAGTAGGTTCCTTAGATGATTTACATAAGAATACTTATTATCTAACCAAGGTCGATGATAGATTCAGAAGAGAGTATGCTATCAAGGAATAATCCAAACAATTTAAACAGTATTGAATAATGTATCTAATCCCATcctttatttcttttatttttatttttaaacttgTCAGCTATTACGCTACTTGATCCTTGCTTTATTTGcaattcaatatttcttaaagaaactttcaaaaaaaataaaaaaaaatagtgaactaaaatgataataatggtCTTTTCGAATTCATTCgcatgatttttttttttttattttaatattgtaTCTTTTGCTTTCAtataaa contains the following coding sequences:
- the ERG13 gene encoding hydroxymethylglutaryl-CoA synthase (similar to Saccharomyces cerevisiae ERG13 (YML126C); ancestral locus Anc_8.864), which encodes MTEKKRQNTSNPLPRPKNVGIKGMSIYIPKTYVNQASLEKFDGISAGKYTIGLGQTNMAFVNDREDIYSMALTVCQDLLASYSIDTANIGRLEVGTETLLDKSKSVKSVLMQLFKDNSDIEGIDTLNACYGGTNALFNSINWIESSAWDGRDAIVVCGDIAIYDKGAARPTGGAGTVALWIGPDAPLVFDSTRGSYMENAYDFYKPDFTSEYPYVDGHFSLTCYVKSVDKVYDAYLKKAIRNGLIEESVKPLTEFFDYNVFHVPTCKLVSKSYGRILFNDFKRNPKLVESMGGNDDELKKFLELDYDSSLVDKLLEKKFVQLSKSLFNEKVSQSITVPTNTGNMYTASVYSSLASLLYFQGSDDLQDKRIGLFSYGSGLAASLFSLKVRGDINHIINVLDLNNKIFESRIEKTPQEYEAALTLRENAHLKKDFIPVGSLDDLHKNTYYLTKVDDRFRREYAIKE